A single Ascochyta rabiei chromosome 4, complete sequence DNA region contains:
- a CDS encoding Medium-chain acyl-CoA dehydrogenase, with the protein MSVPYNLLTNAPSGHIPASQRVPAIARPFLSERAAKTLDIVEKFVEEECIPADQVYLRQIGETTKERFSSHPVIIEDMKKRARELGLWNMFLPKAHFKEGAGFSNLEYGIMAEYLGKSRIASEATNCAAPDTGNMEVLAKYGSEAQKRKWLDPLLNGEIRSAFLMTEPQVASSDATNIEMTIKRDGDHYVLNGQKWWSSGIGDPRCKIFIVLGKTDPNNADKYKQQSVILVSSDTPGVTIHRMLSVMGFDDAPHGHGHVSFTNVRVPASNMVLGEGKGFEIIQGRLGPGRIHHAMRSIGSAEKALEWMLARLNDPRKKPFGEMLHKHGIMLERVARARIEIDAARLSVLNAAIKIDESNAKGALKEIAEVKVLVPEVNLKVIDWAIQAYGGAGVSQDTPLANMYASGRTMRIVDGPDEVHLLQLGRNENKRGPAHKQRIEAQQKKGEELCRQYGIEPRDPLYLNRTSAEASKL; encoded by the exons ATGTCTGTCCCTTACAACCTCTTGACCAACGCCCCCAGTGGCCACATCCCGGCCTCGCAGCGCGTCCCTGCCATTGCACGACCGTTCCTCAGCGAGCGTGCGGCGAAGACGCTTGATATC GTCGAGAAGTTTGTCGAAGAAGAATGCATTCCCGCCGACCAGGTGTACCTCCGCCAGATTGGCGAAACCACCAAAGAGCGCTTCTCGTCGCATCCAGTCATCATCGAGGACATGAAGAAGAGGGCACGGGAGCTGGGGCTGTGGAACATGTTCTTGCCCAAGGCACATTTCAAGGAGGGCGCTGGCTTCAGCAACCTCGAGTACGGCATCATGGCTGAGTACCTGGGCAAGAGCAGGATAGCGTCTGAG GCCACCAACTGCGCTGCGCCAGACACCGGTAACATGGAGGTGCTGGCCAAGTACGGCAGCGAGGCACAGAAGAGGAAGTGGCTTGACCCTCTGCTGAACGGCGAGATTCGATCGGCATTTTTGATGACAGAGCCTCAAGTGGCGTCGAGTGATGCTACCAACATCGAGATGACGATCAAGCGTGATGGCGACCACTACGTCCTGAACGGCCAG AAATGGTGGTCCTCAGGCATCGGTGACCCTCGCTGCAAGATCTTCATCGTCTTGGGCAAGACAGACCCCAACAACGCCGACAAGTACAAGCAGCAGTCCGTCATCCTCGTGTCCAGCGACACTCCCGGCGTCACCATCCACCGCATGCTTTCCGTCATGGGCTTCGACGACGCCCCGCACGGTCACGGCCACGTCAGCTTCACAAACGTCCGCGTCCCCGCCTCCAACATGGTTCTAGGCGAGGGCAAGGGCTTCGAGATCATCCAGGGCCGCCTGGGCCCGGGGCGCATCCACCACGCCATGCGCAGCATCGGCTCCGCCGAGAAAGCCCTTGAGTGGATGCTCGCGCGGCTCAACGACCCCCGCAAGAAGCCCTTTGGCGAGATGCTGCACAAGCACGGCATAATGCTGGAACGCGTAGCACGGGCACGGATCGAAATCGACGCCGCGCGCCTCTCCGTGCTAAACGCAGCGATAAAGATCGACGAATCCAACGCCAAAGGCGCGCTCAAAGAAATCGCAGAAGTAAAGGTCCTCGTCCCCGAAGTCAACCTCAAAGTCATCGACTGGGCGATCCAAGCCTACGGCGGCGCGGGCGTCAGCCAGGACACGCCGCTCGCCAACATGTACGCCAGCGGCCGCACGATGCGCATCGTCGACGGCCCCGACGAGGTGCACCTGCTGCAGCTGGGTCGCAACGAGAACAAGCGCGGACCTGCGCACAAGCAGCGCATCGAGGCGCAGCAGAAGAAGGGCGAGGAGCTGTGCAGACAGTACGGCATTGAGCCAAGGGATCCGTTGTATCTGAACCGCACGAGCGCAGAGGCTAGTAAGCTGTAA